Proteins from a genomic interval of Stenotrophomonas maltophilia:
- a CDS encoding SDR family oxidoreductase — MTDHSLKGKTVLIAGGAKNLGGLIARDFASQGAKAIVVHYNSAATQADAEATVAAVQAAGSKAVALQGDLTSAAAMERLFADAVAAVGRPDIAINTVGKVLKKPLLDISEAEYDEMSAVNAKAAFFFLKEAGRHVNDGGRICTLVTSLLGAFTPFYSSYAGTKAPVEHFTRAASKEFGERGISVTAIGPGPMDTPFFYPAESADAQAYHKTAAALSPFTRTGLTDIADIVPWIRFLVTDGWWMTGQTILVNGGYTTK, encoded by the coding sequence ATGACCGACCATTCCCTCAAGGGCAAGACCGTGCTGATCGCCGGTGGCGCCAAGAACCTGGGTGGGCTGATTGCCCGCGACTTCGCCAGCCAGGGCGCCAAAGCCATCGTCGTCCACTACAACAGCGCCGCCACCCAGGCCGACGCAGAAGCGACCGTCGCCGCGGTGCAGGCCGCGGGCAGCAAGGCCGTTGCCCTGCAGGGCGACCTGACGTCGGCCGCAGCGATGGAGCGCTTGTTCGCCGATGCCGTGGCAGCGGTCGGCCGTCCCGACATCGCCATCAACACGGTGGGCAAGGTACTGAAGAAGCCGCTGCTGGACATCAGCGAAGCGGAGTACGACGAGATGAGCGCGGTCAACGCCAAGGCGGCGTTCTTCTTCCTCAAGGAAGCCGGCCGCCACGTCAACGACGGCGGCCGCATCTGCACCCTGGTCACCTCACTGCTGGGCGCGTTCACGCCGTTCTATTCCAGCTATGCCGGCACCAAGGCGCCGGTCGAGCATTTCACCCGCGCGGCGTCGAAGGAGTTCGGCGAACGCGGCATCTCGGTGACTGCGATCGGGCCCGGCCCGATGGACACGCCGTTCTTCTATCCGGCCGAGAGTGCCGACGCGCAGGCGTATCACAAGACGGCTGCGGCGCTGTCGCCTTTCACCCGTACCGGCCTGACCGACATCGCAGACATCGTGCCGTGGATCCGCTTCCTGGTCACCGACGGCTGGTGGATGACTGGCCAGACGATCCTGGTCAATGGTGGGTACACCACCAAATAA
- a CDS encoding efflux RND transporter periplasmic adaptor subunit: MKIVRWMGGMVWVAALAACSGQEQAPQAAVPVLVVHPGEQAGQAPAAFPGTVRARQESPLSFRVGGNLVKRHVDAGQRVKKGDVLAELDAADFALQARASQAQLAAAGADLVRARDDLKRYQVLADQQLVSRSQLDQQSAAFKAAQGQANAARANLDVLRNQADYAQLRAPADGVIASREAEAGQVVSAGQTIFNLAADGGREVLIDLPEATIRDYAVGQPVEVELWNRPGQRLPGTIREIAAAADLQARTYATRVSLAADALADVELGQSARVYSSAGRHGTLQLPLGALQRGANGAASVWVVDPANSTLKAASVTTGAYGSESVPVLSGVGAGDWVVAAGGHLLRAGQPVIAVDRQNRPVLKPAAPAAAAKAKE, from the coding sequence ATGAAGATCGTGCGCTGGATGGGCGGTATGGTGTGGGTGGCTGCGCTGGCAGCCTGTTCGGGACAGGAACAGGCGCCACAGGCGGCCGTACCGGTATTGGTGGTTCACCCTGGCGAACAGGCCGGGCAGGCCCCGGCGGCGTTCCCGGGCACGGTGCGTGCCCGGCAGGAAAGCCCGCTGTCGTTCCGCGTTGGTGGCAACCTGGTCAAGCGCCATGTCGATGCCGGTCAGCGGGTGAAGAAGGGCGACGTGCTGGCCGAGCTGGATGCAGCCGACTTCGCACTGCAGGCCCGCGCTTCGCAGGCGCAGCTGGCCGCGGCGGGAGCCGATCTGGTGCGTGCGCGCGACGACCTCAAGCGCTACCAGGTGCTGGCCGACCAGCAACTGGTCAGCCGTTCGCAGCTGGACCAGCAGTCCGCCGCCTTCAAGGCGGCGCAGGGCCAGGCCAACGCCGCCCGCGCCAACCTCGATGTGCTGCGTAACCAGGCTGACTACGCGCAGCTGCGCGCACCGGCTGACGGCGTGATCGCCAGCCGCGAGGCCGAGGCCGGGCAGGTGGTGTCCGCCGGACAGACCATCTTCAACCTGGCCGCCGACGGTGGCCGCGAAGTGCTGATCGACCTGCCTGAAGCCACCATCCGCGACTACGCGGTCGGCCAGCCGGTCGAGGTGGAACTGTGGAACCGCCCTGGCCAGCGCCTGCCGGGCACGATCCGCGAGATCGCTGCCGCCGCCGATCTGCAGGCACGCACCTATGCCACCCGGGTCAGCCTGGCCGCCGATGCGCTGGCCGATGTCGAACTGGGCCAGAGCGCACGCGTCTACAGCAGTGCCGGCCGCCACGGCACCCTGCAGCTGCCGCTGGGCGCGCTGCAGCGTGGTGCCAACGGTGCCGCCAGCGTGTGGGTGGTCGATCCGGCCAACAGTACGCTGAAGGCTGCGTCGGTCACCACCGGTGCCTATGGCAGCGAATCGGTGCCGGTGCTGTCCGGTGTCGGTGCCGGTGACTGGGTGGTTGCCGCCGGTGGCCATCTGCTGCGCGCCGGCCAGCCGGTGATCGCGGTGGACCGGCAGAACCGCCCGGTGCTGAAGCCGGCCGCGCCGGCGGCTGCCGCCAAGGCCAAGGAGTAA
- a CDS encoding efflux RND transporter permease subunit has product MRRFNLSEWALANRPLVLFAMLAFALIGAWSYKHLGQSEDPPFTFKAMVVRTLWPGATAEQVSRQVTEPIEKALMNTGEYEFIRSYSRPGESQVIFMARDSLRSKQIPDLWYQVRKRVGDIRATLPREIVGPFFNDEFGDTYGNIYALTGKGFDYAVMRDYADRIQLELQRVPDVGKIDLVGLQDEKVWIELSNTRLATLGVSMQQVQQALADQNAVTGTSFFETATDRVQLRVTGQFNDIEAIRQFPIRAGDRTVHLGDIAEVKRGFADPASPKMRFMGEEAIGLAVAMKDGGDILKLGANLDAEFERLQKTLPAGMQLRKVSDQPQSVEESVGEFVQVLTEAVVIVLLVSFFSLGLRTGLVVGVTIPLVLAMTFFVMHYFDIGLHKISLGALVLALGLLVDDAIIAVEMMATKMEQGYDRLRAASFAWESTAFPMLTGTLITAAGFLPIATAASSTGEYTRSLFQVVTIALVVSWIAAVLFIPYLGDKMLPDLFNPQPPKPGSLSARWHAKRQQWADRYPALANLIAPPQHGHDHDPYQRPFYRSFRRFLDGCLRHRWWVIAATIALFVFSLMMFRFVPQQFFPDSTRPELMVDIELAEGASLRSTQAQAEKLEKLLSSREGIANYVSYVGTGSPRFYLPLDQQLPATNFAQFVVLAKDIKSRESTRDWLLHEVIPKFPDVQMRVTRLENGPPVGYPVQMRISGEHIEKVQAIARQVEAKVRENPHVMNVNLDWSEPSKVVRLVIDQERARALGVSSAQVSQFLSSSLAGQSVSVYREGNRQIEMLLRGPADERNQLELLSSLSMPTANGGSITLSQVATMEYGFEDGIIWHRNRLPTVTVRADISDGLQPLDVVHQILPTLDGIRAELPNGYLLETGGTVEDSARGQNSIKAGMPLFLVVVATLLMLQLRSFSRAAMVLVTAPLGIIGATLFLLLFRAPFGFVALLGTIALAGMIMRNSVILIDQIQQDIDAGHDRWHSIIDATVRRFRPIVLTALAAVLAMIPLSRSAFYGSMAISIMGGLIVGTVLTLVFLPALYAAWFRVKPDESGA; this is encoded by the coding sequence GTGCGCCGCTTCAATCTTTCCGAGTGGGCGCTGGCCAATCGCCCGCTGGTGCTGTTTGCGATGCTCGCCTTCGCCCTGATCGGCGCATGGTCGTACAAGCATCTGGGTCAGTCCGAGGACCCGCCGTTCACCTTCAAGGCGATGGTGGTGCGCACGCTGTGGCCGGGTGCCACCGCCGAGCAGGTCTCGCGGCAGGTGACCGAGCCGATCGAGAAGGCGCTGATGAACACCGGCGAGTACGAGTTCATCCGCTCGTATTCGCGCCCGGGCGAATCGCAGGTGATCTTCATGGCCCGCGACAGCCTGCGTTCCAAGCAGATTCCGGATCTGTGGTACCAGGTGCGCAAGCGCGTGGGCGACATCCGCGCGACGCTGCCGCGCGAGATCGTTGGTCCGTTCTTCAACGACGAGTTCGGTGACACCTACGGCAACATCTATGCGTTGACCGGCAAGGGCTTCGACTATGCGGTGATGCGTGATTACGCCGACCGCATCCAGCTGGAACTGCAGCGCGTGCCCGACGTCGGCAAGATCGACCTGGTCGGCCTGCAGGACGAGAAGGTGTGGATCGAACTGTCCAACACGCGCCTGGCCACGCTGGGGGTGTCGATGCAGCAGGTGCAGCAGGCGCTGGCCGACCAGAACGCGGTGACCGGCACCAGCTTCTTCGAGACCGCCACCGATCGCGTGCAGCTGCGCGTGACCGGCCAGTTCAATGATATCGAAGCGATCCGCCAGTTCCCGATCCGCGCCGGTGACCGCACCGTGCACCTGGGCGACATCGCCGAGGTCAAGCGCGGTTTCGCCGATCCGGCGTCGCCGAAGATGCGCTTCATGGGCGAAGAGGCCATCGGCCTGGCTGTTGCCATGAAGGACGGCGGTGACATCCTCAAGCTGGGCGCGAACTTGGATGCCGAGTTCGAGCGCCTGCAGAAGACCCTGCCGGCCGGCATGCAGCTGCGCAAGGTGTCCGACCAGCCGCAGTCGGTGGAAGAGTCGGTTGGCGAGTTCGTGCAGGTGCTGACCGAAGCGGTGGTGATCGTGCTGCTGGTCAGCTTCTTCTCGCTGGGCCTGCGCACCGGCCTGGTGGTGGGCGTGACCATTCCGCTGGTGCTGGCGATGACCTTCTTCGTCATGCACTACTTCGACATCGGCCTGCACAAGATCTCGCTGGGTGCACTGGTGCTGGCGCTGGGCCTGCTGGTGGACGATGCGATCATCGCGGTGGAGATGATGGCCACCAAGATGGAGCAGGGTTACGACCGCCTGCGCGCGGCCAGCTTTGCCTGGGAATCGACTGCGTTCCCGATGTTGACCGGTACGTTGATCACCGCGGCCGGCTTCCTGCCGATCGCCACGGCGGCATCGAGCACCGGTGAATACACCCGTTCGCTGTTCCAGGTGGTGACCATCGCACTGGTGGTGTCGTGGATCGCGGCGGTGCTGTTCATTCCGTACCTGGGCGACAAGATGCTGCCGGACCTGTTCAATCCGCAGCCGCCGAAGCCGGGCAGCCTGTCCGCGCGCTGGCACGCCAAGCGCCAGCAGTGGGCCGACCGTTATCCGGCGCTGGCCAACCTGATCGCGCCGCCGCAGCACGGACATGACCACGATCCGTACCAGCGCCCGTTCTACCGCAGCTTCCGTCGCTTCCTCGATGGCTGCCTGCGCCACCGCTGGTGGGTGATTGCCGCGACCATCGCCCTGTTCGTGTTCTCGCTGATGATGTTCCGCTTCGTGCCGCAGCAGTTCTTCCCGGATTCGACCCGGCCGGAACTGATGGTGGACATCGAGCTGGCCGAGGGCGCGTCGCTGCGCTCGACCCAGGCCCAGGCCGAGAAGCTGGAGAAGCTGCTGTCCAGCCGCGAGGGCATCGCCAACTACGTGTCCTACGTGGGCACCGGTTCGCCGCGCTTCTACCTGCCGCTGGACCAGCAGCTGCCGGCGACCAACTTCGCCCAGTTCGTGGTGCTGGCCAAGGACATCAAATCGCGCGAAAGCACCCGTGACTGGCTGCTGCACGAAGTGATTCCGAAGTTCCCGGACGTGCAGATGCGCGTGACCCGCCTGGAGAACGGCCCGCCGGTCGGCTATCCGGTGCAGATGCGCATCTCCGGCGAGCACATCGAGAAGGTGCAGGCGATCGCGCGCCAGGTCGAAGCCAAGGTGCGTGAGAACCCGCACGTGATGAACGTCAACCTGGACTGGAGCGAGCCGAGCAAGGTGGTGCGGCTGGTGATCGACCAGGAGCGCGCCCGCGCGCTGGGTGTGAGCAGTGCCCAGGTCAGTCAGTTCCTGTCCAGTTCGCTGGCCGGGCAGTCGGTGAGCGTGTACCGCGAAGGCAACCGCCAGATCGAGATGCTGCTGCGCGGGCCGGCCGACGAGCGCAACCAGCTGGAGCTGCTGTCCAGCCTGTCGATGCCGACCGCCAATGGTGGCAGCATCACGCTGTCGCAGGTGGCGACGATGGAGTATGGCTTCGAGGACGGCATCATCTGGCACCGCAACCGCCTGCCGACGGTGACCGTGCGTGCCGACATCAGCGATGGCCTGCAGCCGCTGGACGTGGTGCATCAGATCCTGCCGACGCTGGACGGCATCCGTGCCGAGCTGCCGAACGGTTACCTGCTGGAAACAGGCGGTACCGTGGAGGATTCGGCACGTGGCCAGAACTCGATCAAGGCCGGCATGCCGCTGTTCCTGGTGGTGGTGGCCACGCTGCTGATGCTGCAGCTGCGCAGCTTCTCGCGTGCGGCGATGGTGCTGGTGACCGCGCCGCTGGGCATCATCGGTGCGACCCTGTTCCTGCTGCTGTTCCGCGCGCCGTTCGGCTTCGTTGCGCTGCTGGGCACGATCGCACTGGCCGGCATGATCATGCGCAATTCGGTGATCCTGATCGACCAGATCCAGCAGGACATCGATGCCGGGCATGACCGCTGGCACTCGATCATCGATGCGACGGTGCGCCGCTTCCGCCCGATCGTTCTGACCGCGCTGGCGGCCGTGCTGGCGATGATTCCGCTGTCGCGCAGCGCATTCTATGGCTCGATGGCGATCTCGATCATGGGCGGCCTGATCGTGGGCACGGTGCTGACCCTGGTGTTCCTGCCGGCGCTGTACGCGGCGTGGTTCCGGGTGAAGCCGGACGAATCCGGGGCGTGA
- a CDS encoding LysR family transcriptional regulator, which yields MDRIDRFRIFTRVVECASFTRAADQLGLPRSTVSAAIAELEQRLGTRLLQRSTRRVSTTHDGDVFHARCLRLIAEVEDAETLFRQDDAQPMGLLRIDVPSRIGRRIIAPALPGFFAQYPQVEVDLGMTDRAVNLIEDGCDAVLRVGQLGDSSLVARTLGQLDFVNVAAPAYLREHGVPEHPADLPQHRAVNYASPTTARVEPWEWQDGGQLRTLPMPGWVRVNSAEASIACCVAGLGLLQIPRYDVQAELQSGALVEVMPQHVAQPLPVTLLQPHRQHRALRVQVFIEWLLPVLRTGLQLRG from the coding sequence ATGGACCGGATCGATCGCTTCCGCATCTTCACCCGGGTCGTGGAGTGCGCCAGCTTCACCCGCGCCGCCGACCAGCTCGGCCTGCCCCGCTCCACCGTCTCGGCGGCGATCGCGGAGCTGGAACAGCGGCTCGGCACCCGCCTGCTGCAGCGCTCGACCCGCCGGGTGTCCACCACCCATGATGGCGACGTGTTCCATGCCCGCTGCCTGCGCCTGATCGCCGAAGTCGAAGACGCCGAAACCCTGTTCCGCCAGGACGACGCGCAGCCGATGGGCCTGCTGAGGATCGATGTACCCAGCCGCATCGGCCGTCGCATCATCGCTCCGGCGCTGCCTGGGTTCTTCGCGCAGTATCCGCAGGTGGAAGTCGACCTTGGCATGACCGACCGCGCGGTGAACCTGATCGAAGACGGTTGCGATGCGGTGTTGCGGGTCGGCCAGCTGGGCGATTCCAGCCTGGTGGCGCGCACGCTGGGCCAGCTCGACTTCGTCAACGTTGCCGCGCCGGCCTATCTACGCGAGCACGGTGTGCCGGAGCATCCTGCCGACCTGCCGCAGCACCGAGCCGTGAACTACGCGTCGCCGACCACGGCACGGGTGGAACCATGGGAATGGCAGGATGGCGGCCAGCTGCGCACGCTGCCGATGCCCGGCTGGGTGCGCGTGAACAGCGCCGAGGCGTCGATCGCGTGCTGTGTCGCTGGACTGGGGCTTCTGCAGATTCCGCGCTACGACGTGCAGGCCGAGCTGCAGTCTGGTGCATTGGTGGAAGTGATGCCGCAGCACGTCGCGCAACCGCTGCCGGTGACCCTGTTGCAACCGCATCGGCAACATCGTGCGCTGCGCGTGCAGGTGTTCATCGAATGGCTGCTGCCGGTGCTACGGACCGGCCTGCAGTTGCGGGGGTGA